A stretch of DNA from Tolypothrix sp. PCC 7910:
CATCCTGATTTCATCTTCAGCTGTCAAACTATGTAGTAAGTACAACAGTTGCATTGCAAGCAACCAGTTACCTGGGCGATTTCATTACCTGAGCAAAAAATAAATCGCCATTAGGGTTGACTCTCCAGTTAGGTAGAGATTTCAAAATGAAATCAGGAAATATTTAGGTAATTCTTATGCAACTTTCTACTCTGAAAAACAACTTTTTGTCATTAACCTTAGTCGCGATCGCCTCTTTAAGCACTAGCGTGTTGACAGCCTGTTCTACCACCAACTCCCAAAACCAAGCATCAAACCCTACTACCACCGCTACTGATACTAGTGACAAGCAACCGATGAATCATGATGGTGGCATGATGAATCATGGTGCTGGCACGATGAACCACAACATGACAATGGATTTAGGTTCAGCCGATGCTAATTTTGATTTGCGCTTTATTGATGCGATGATTCCGCACCATCAAGGAGCGGTAGAAATGGCAAAACAAGCACAGCAGAAATCGAAACGTCCTGAAATTAAAAAGCTGGCTTCGGAAATCATCAAAGCTCAAGATCAAGAAATTGCCCAGTTGAAACAATGGCGCACAGCTTGGTATCCCAAAGCAAGTAGTACCCCAGTGGCTTATGATGCGAAAACAAGTAAAACAGTCCCCATGCCTCACGAGCAGATGCAAGGCATGATGATGAATATGGATTTAGGAGCCGCCGATACTGAATTTGACTTGCGGTTCATAAATGCAATGATTCCCCACCATGAAAGTGCGATCGCAATGGCTAAAGATGCATTGAGTAAGTCTCAGCGTCCTGAGATCAAGAAATTGGCTCAAAATATCATTGATTCGCAGCAAGCAGAGATTAACCAAATGAAACAGTGGCGCAAGTCTTGGTATAACCAGTAAGCAAAATTATCTGTGTTAAGCAGAAAGTAAGTGTGCAATACCAATAAAGGTATTGTTTCGCCTTTAAATTCCAGGTATGTGTAGGGTAATTTCAGCAATTGTTCAAGCTTGATTTCATCCTAATTTCATTTCTCAATGAAAGACTAGTAAAAGAGTGCATTTGGTGAAACTTAAAAGCACTTTTGAGCGATTGCAAGGGAGCGCAGTAGCTTTCGCGTAGCGTATCCGACAGAAGAAGGCGATCGCAATTCCTTCCATCCCATATCCAAGGGCTTTTAATAGCGATGTCTAACTCTCTGCGTTCTCAAACACCTATAGCTATTGGTTGTGTTTCTGGCACATTACTGAGCCTGCTGTTATTAGCCAGTCCTACAACTGTTATGGCTCATGGCGGACATGGAAATGAATTTCAAGGAGGAAGTGAAGCCACTTCAACTAATAATTCTATTCAAGTTGATGCCGACACAGCCAAACGGCTAGGAATTAAAGTTGAGCCAGTTCAACGTCAAAGGTTAGCCATTGGCATTAAAACTACTGGGCAAATCGAAACTCTTCCCAATCA
This window harbors:
- a CDS encoding DUF305 domain-containing protein, with product MQLSTLKNNFLSLTLVAIASLSTSVLTACSTTNSQNQASNPTTTATDTSDKQPMNHDGGMMNHGAGTMNHNMTMDLGSADANFDLRFIDAMIPHHQGAVEMAKQAQQKSKRPEIKKLASEIIKAQDQEIAQLKQWRTAWYPKASSTPVAYDAKTSKTVPMPHEQMQGMMMNMDLGAADTEFDLRFINAMIPHHESAIAMAKDALSKSQRPEIKKLAQNIIDSQQAEINQMKQWRKSWYNQ